The proteins below are encoded in one region of Pseudomonas putida S13.1.2:
- a CDS encoding response regulator: MLDRLGIRSRVLLLALLPAGLMALVLGSYFTWLQQNDLRTQLLQRGKMIAEQLAPLAAPAMARLAPAQLERIAAQTLEQADVRAVAFLAPDRTRLAHAGPSMLNQPPSGGTGTQLLQRSGNDATRYLMPVFGHHRDLATDAVPAEAERLLGWVEIELSHDGTLLRGYRNLFTSLLLILACLVLSGLLALRMSRTINDPIERIKHAVNQLKDGHLEERLPTMGSHELDELARGINRMAETLQNAHEELQHSIDQATEDVRQNLETIEIQNIELDMARKEALEASRIKSEFLANMSHEIRTPLNGILGFTHLLQKSELTPRQLDYLNTIEKSADNLLGIINEILDFSKIEAGKLVLDSIPFNLRDLIQDTLTILAPAAHAKQLELLSLIYRDTPSSLVGDPLRLKQILTNLVSNAIKFTREGTIVVRAMLEDEHEDSAQLRISVQDTGIGLSPQEVRTLFQAFSQADNSLARQPGGTGLGLVISKRLIEQMGGEIGVDSTPGEGSQFWISLNLPKAHDDLEEQPMQPLLGRRAAIVDGHELARQALEHQLEDCGLSVSLFASYDQLLQAVQAASQAGLPFEFAVLGANLGNLSPEQLGHYHQQLERYHCQCVVLCPTTEQALYHPYLPNGHGQLLSKPTCTRKLRRLLMELVQPRRPQGEAHSVNGQRQPKILCVDDNAANLLLVQTLLEDLGAQVLAVDNGYAAVEAVQDEPFDLVLMDVQMPGMDGRACTEQIRLWENTQSANPLPIVALTAHAMANEKRALLHAGMDDYLTKPISERQLAQVVMKWTGLSLGVPQQALTEQLASGDDLKVLDPEEGLRLAAGKADLAADMLSMLLSSLDADREAIRAAREADDRTALIEQVHRLNGASRYCGVPQLRAACQRSETLLKQEHPQAQQALDELDGAISRLAAQARLSAWPLLWPTQHL; encoded by the coding sequence GTGCTCGATCGTTTGGGAATCCGCAGCCGGGTCCTGCTGCTGGCCCTGCTGCCGGCCGGCCTGATGGCCCTGGTACTCGGCAGCTACTTTACCTGGCTGCAACAGAACGACCTGCGCACCCAGTTGCTGCAACGCGGCAAGATGATCGCCGAGCAGCTGGCGCCATTGGCTGCACCCGCCATGGCCCGGCTTGCCCCCGCACAGCTGGAGCGCATCGCCGCGCAAACCCTGGAGCAGGCCGATGTACGTGCGGTCGCCTTCCTGGCCCCGGACCGCACGCGCCTGGCCCACGCTGGCCCGAGCATGCTCAACCAGCCGCCCAGTGGCGGTACCGGCACGCAGTTGCTGCAACGCAGCGGCAATGACGCCACCCGATACCTGATGCCTGTGTTCGGCCACCACCGCGACCTGGCCACTGATGCCGTGCCGGCCGAAGCCGAGCGCCTGCTTGGCTGGGTCGAGATCGAGCTGTCGCACGACGGCACCCTGCTGCGGGGTTACCGCAACCTGTTCACCAGCCTGTTGCTGATCCTCGCCTGCCTGGTACTCAGCGGCCTGCTGGCGCTGCGCATGAGCCGCACCATCAACGACCCCATCGAACGCATCAAGCACGCGGTCAATCAGCTCAAGGACGGCCACCTGGAAGAACGCCTGCCGACCATGGGCAGCCATGAGCTGGACGAGCTGGCCCGCGGCATCAACCGCATGGCCGAAACCCTGCAGAACGCCCACGAAGAACTGCAGCACAGCATCGATCAGGCCACCGAAGACGTACGCCAGAACCTGGAAACCATCGAAATCCAGAACATCGAGCTGGACATGGCGCGCAAGGAGGCCCTCGAGGCCAGCCGCATCAAGTCGGAGTTCCTGGCCAACATGAGCCACGAGATCCGCACCCCGCTCAACGGCATCCTCGGCTTTACCCACCTGCTGCAGAAAAGCGAGCTGACGCCACGCCAGCTGGACTACCTGAACACCATCGAGAAGTCCGCCGACAACCTGCTGGGGATCATCAACGAGATCCTCGACTTCTCCAAGATCGAGGCTGGCAAGCTGGTGCTCGACAGCATCCCGTTCAACCTGCGCGACCTGATCCAGGACACCCTGACCATCCTCGCCCCGGCCGCCCACGCCAAGCAGCTGGAATTGCTCAGCCTGATCTACCGCGACACCCCTTCGTCACTGGTCGGCGACCCGCTGCGGCTCAAGCAGATCCTCACCAATCTGGTCAGCAACGCCATCAAGTTCACCCGCGAAGGCACCATTGTCGTACGCGCCATGCTCGAAGACGAGCACGAAGACAGCGCGCAGCTGCGCATCAGCGTGCAGGACACCGGTATCGGCCTGTCGCCGCAAGAGGTGCGCACGCTGTTCCAGGCTTTCAGCCAGGCCGACAACTCGTTGGCCCGCCAACCTGGCGGCACAGGGCTGGGGCTGGTGATTTCCAAGCGTCTGATCGAGCAGATGGGGGGCGAAATCGGTGTCGACAGCACCCCGGGTGAAGGGTCGCAGTTCTGGATCAGCCTCAACCTGCCCAAAGCCCACGACGACCTCGAGGAGCAGCCGATGCAGCCGCTGCTGGGCCGCCGTGCAGCCATCGTCGATGGCCACGAGCTGGCGCGCCAGGCCTTGGAGCACCAGTTGGAAGACTGCGGCCTCAGCGTCAGCCTGTTCGCCTCCTATGACCAGTTGCTGCAAGCGGTACAGGCCGCCAGCCAGGCCGGCCTGCCGTTCGAGTTCGCCGTGCTCGGGGCCAACCTGGGCAACCTGTCGCCCGAGCAACTGGGCCACTACCACCAGCAACTCGAGCGTTACCATTGCCAGTGTGTGGTGCTATGCCCCACCACCGAGCAGGCGCTGTACCACCCCTACCTGCCCAACGGCCATGGCCAGTTGCTGTCCAAGCCTACCTGCACCCGCAAACTGCGCCGCCTGCTGATGGAGCTGGTGCAACCGCGTCGCCCGCAGGGCGAAGCGCACAGCGTCAACGGCCAGCGCCAGCCGAAGATCCTTTGCGTTGACGACAATGCCGCCAACCTGCTGCTGGTGCAGACCCTGCTCGAAGACCTGGGCGCCCAGGTGCTGGCCGTCGACAACGGCTATGCAGCAGTAGAAGCCGTGCAGGACGAGCCGTTCGACCTGGTGCTGATGGACGTGCAAATGCCCGGCATGGATGGCCGCGCCTGCACCGAGCAGATCCGCCTTTGGGAAAACACCCAAAGTGCCAACCCGTTGCCAATCGTCGCCCTCACCGCCCATGCCATGGCCAACGAAAAGCGCGCATTGCTGCACGCCGGCATGGACGACTACCTGACCAAGCCGATCAGCGAGCGGCAACTGGCCCAGGTGGTAATGAAGTGGACGGGTTTGAGCCTGGGTGTGCCGCAACAGGCGCTGACCGAGCAGTTGGCCAGCGGTGATGACCTGAAGGTGCTCGACCCCGAAGAAGGCTTGCGCCTGGCGGCAGGCAAGGCCGACCTGGCGGCCGACATGCTCAGCATGCTGCTGTCCTCGCTGGACGCCGACCGCGAGGCCATACGCGCCGCCCGCGAGGCTGACGACCGCACCGCCCTGATAGAACAGGTACACCGCCTGAACGGTGCCTCGCGTTATTGCGGGGTGCCACAGCTGCGCGCCGCTTGCCAGCGTAGCGAGACCTTGCTCAAGCAGGAACACCCACAGGCGCAGCAAGCGCTGGATGAGCTGGACGGCGCGATCAGCCGGCTGGCGGCGCAGGCCAGGTTGAGTGCATGGCCGTTGCTGTGGCCTACGCAGCACTTGTAG
- the relA gene encoding GTP diphosphokinase, which translates to MVQVRVHQPVNTDGSINLEGWLDHVVSVDSALDRAALKEACEFAHEIEKKGNPAKHSWADGTSSFQAGLEIAEILADLKLDQDSLVAAVIYRSVREGKVTLAEVSQRFGPVVSKLIDGVLRMAAISASLSPRQSLVLGSQAQVENLRKMLVAMVDDVRVALIKLAERTCAIRAVKAADDEKRLRVAREVFDIYAPLAHRLGIGHIKWELEDLSFRYLEPDQYKQIAKLLHERRLDRERFISDVMNQLQNELLATGVNADISGRAKHIYSIWRKMQRKGLEFSQIYDVRAVRVLVPEIRDCYTALGIVHTLWRHIPKEFDDYIANPKENGYRSLHTAVIGPEGKVLEVQIRTHGMHEEAELGVCAHWRYKGTDVKPSSNHYEEKISWLRQVLEWHEELGDIGGLVEQLRVDIEPDRVYVFTPDGHAIDLPKGATPLDFAYRVHTEIGHNCRGAKINGRIVPLNYSLQTGEQVEIITSKHGNPSRDWLNSNLGYVTTSRARAKIVHWFKLQARDQNVAAGKTLLERELSRLGLPQVDFERLAEKTNVKTAEDMFASLGAGDLRLAHLVNAAQQLLEPERIEQIELVPRKPTGPRTGKRGDIQIQGVGNLLTQMAGCCQPLPGDAIVGYITQGRGVSIHRQDCASVLQLAGKEPERMIQVSWGPIPVQTYPVDIVIRAYDRPGLLRDVSQVLLNEKINVLAVNTRSNKEDNTALMSLTIEIPGLDALGRLLGRISQLPNIIETRRNRTP; encoded by the coding sequence ATGGTACAGGTGAGAGTGCACCAGCCGGTCAACACCGACGGCAGTATCAATCTCGAAGGATGGTTGGACCATGTGGTAAGCGTCGATTCGGCACTGGATCGCGCAGCGCTCAAAGAAGCCTGCGAGTTTGCCCATGAGATCGAGAAAAAGGGCAACCCGGCCAAGCATTCCTGGGCGGACGGTACGTCCAGCTTCCAGGCGGGCCTGGAAATTGCCGAAATCCTGGCGGACCTCAAGCTTGACCAGGATTCCCTGGTGGCAGCGGTCATCTACCGTTCGGTACGCGAGGGCAAGGTGACCCTGGCCGAGGTCAGCCAGCGGTTCGGTCCGGTGGTGTCCAAGCTGATCGACGGCGTGTTGCGCATGGCCGCCATCAGCGCCAGCCTCAGCCCGCGGCAGTCGCTGGTGCTGGGCTCGCAGGCGCAGGTCGAAAACCTGCGCAAGATGCTCGTGGCCATGGTCGACGATGTGCGTGTGGCACTGATCAAGCTGGCCGAGCGGACCTGTGCAATCCGTGCGGTCAAGGCCGCCGACGACGAGAAACGCCTGCGTGTCGCGCGTGAGGTGTTCGACATCTATGCGCCGCTGGCGCACCGCCTGGGTATCGGCCACATCAAGTGGGAGCTGGAAGACCTGTCCTTCCGCTACCTCGAACCCGACCAGTACAAGCAGATTGCCAAGCTGCTGCACGAGCGCCGGCTGGACCGCGAACGCTTCATCAGCGACGTGATGAACCAGCTGCAGAACGAGCTGCTGGCCACCGGCGTAAATGCCGACATCAGCGGCCGGGCGAAGCATATCTATTCGATCTGGCGCAAGATGCAGCGCAAAGGCCTGGAATTCAGCCAGATCTACGACGTGCGTGCAGTGCGCGTGCTGGTGCCGGAAATTCGCGACTGCTACACCGCGCTGGGTATCGTACACACGCTGTGGCGGCACATCCCCAAAGAGTTCGACGACTACATCGCCAACCCCAAGGAAAACGGCTACCGCTCGCTGCACACCGCAGTCATCGGCCCCGAGGGCAAGGTGCTGGAGGTGCAGATCCGCACCCACGGCATGCATGAAGAAGCCGAGCTGGGGGTTTGTGCCCACTGGCGCTACAAGGGCACCGACGTAAAGCCCAGCTCCAACCATTACGAAGAGAAGATCTCCTGGCTGCGCCAGGTGCTGGAATGGCACGAAGAGCTGGGCGACATCGGTGGCCTGGTTGAGCAGTTGCGGGTCGACATCGAGCCGGACCGGGTCTACGTGTTCACCCCTGACGGCCACGCCATCGACTTGCCCAAGGGGGCGACCCCGCTGGACTTCGCCTACCGTGTGCACACCGAAATCGGCCACAACTGCCGGGGTGCCAAGATCAACGGCCGTATCGTGCCGCTGAACTACAGCCTGCAGACCGGTGAGCAGGTGGAGATCATCACCAGCAAGCACGGCAACCCCAGCCGTGACTGGTTGAACTCCAACCTGGGCTACGTCACCACCTCGCGGGCGCGGGCCAAGATCGTGCACTGGTTCAAGCTGCAGGCACGTGACCAGAACGTCGCCGCCGGCAAGACCTTGCTCGAACGCGAACTCAGCCGCCTGGGCTTGCCGCAGGTGGACTTCGAGCGCCTGGCCGAGAAGACCAACGTCAAGACTGCCGAGGACATGTTCGCCTCGCTCGGCGCGGGCGACCTGCGCCTGGCCCACCTGGTCAACGCCGCCCAGCAGTTGCTGGAGCCCGAGCGTATCGAGCAGATCGAACTGGTGCCGCGCAAGCCGACCGGCCCGCGTACCGGCAAGCGTGGCGACATCCAGATCCAGGGGGTTGGCAACCTGCTGACGCAGATGGCCGGCTGCTGCCAGCCGTTACCGGGCGACGCCATTGTCGGTTACATCACCCAGGGCCGCGGCGTGAGCATCCACCGCCAGGACTGTGCTTCGGTGCTGCAGCTTGCAGGCAAGGAGCCGGAGCGCATGATCCAGGTGAGCTGGGGGCCGATCCCGGTGCAGACCTATCCGGTCGACATCGTCATCCGTGCCTATGACCGCCCAGGGCTGCTGCGCGATGTGTCGCAGGTGCTGCTGAACGAGAAGATCAACGTGCTGGCGGTGAACACCCGCTCGAACAAGGAAGACAACACGGCGCTGATGTCGCTGACCATCGAGATTCCGGGCCTGGACGCGCTGGGGCGCCTGCTGGGGCGGATCTCGCAGTTGCCGAACATCATCGAGACGCGGCGTAATCGTACCCCTTGA
- the rlmD gene encoding 23S rRNA (uracil(1939)-C(5))-methyltransferase RlmD, which produces MSKKKSNSGLRFQPAGGNRTPQVPVGKKQRLDIERLAGDGRGIAFLDGRTWFVSGALAGEAVEARVLNARGKVVEARLERLLQASPERREAPCRHYARCGGCNLQHLPHEAQLALKQRTLAEQLQRVAGVQPEEWAAPLSGPEFGYRRRARVAVRWDVKARQLEVGFRAEASQDIIAIDDCAVLVQPLQSILRHLPTVLRSLNKPQALGHVELFSGTADAVLVRHVAPLQAEDLAKLQAFCEQASAQLWLQGEGEPAPVDPAAQLGFALAPWQLELAWRPGDFVQVNAQVNTAMIEQALAWLAPQADERVLDLFCGLGNFALPLARKAREVVAVEGVQAMVDRAAANARNNNVHNARFFQADLSQPLAGAGWAAEGFSAVLLDPPRDGAFEVVQGIARLQAKRLVYVSCNPATLARDAQVLVGQGYRLKRAGILDMFPQTAHVEAMALFEAG; this is translated from the coding sequence ATGTCCAAGAAAAAAAGCAACAGCGGCCTGCGCTTCCAGCCGGCCGGCGGCAACCGCACTCCCCAGGTCCCCGTGGGCAAGAAGCAGCGCCTGGACATCGAGCGCCTGGCCGGTGATGGCCGTGGCATCGCCTTCCTCGACGGGCGCACCTGGTTCGTCAGTGGCGCCCTGGCCGGTGAGGCCGTGGAGGCGCGGGTGCTCAACGCCCGTGGCAAAGTGGTCGAGGCCCGCCTGGAGCGGCTGCTGCAGGCCAGCCCCGAACGCCGTGAGGCACCGTGCCGCCACTACGCGCGCTGCGGTGGCTGCAACCTGCAGCACCTACCGCATGAAGCGCAGCTGGCGCTCAAGCAGCGTACCCTGGCCGAGCAACTGCAGCGGGTAGCCGGCGTGCAACCCGAGGAATGGGCCGCACCCCTGAGCGGGCCGGAATTCGGCTACCGGCGCCGGGCCCGTGTGGCCGTGCGCTGGGACGTCAAGGCGCGTCAGCTGGAGGTGGGCTTCCGTGCCGAAGCCAGCCAGGACATCATTGCCATCGACGACTGCGCGGTGCTGGTACAGCCCTTGCAGTCGATTTTGCGCCACCTGCCGACGGTGCTGCGCTCGTTGAACAAACCTCAGGCGCTGGGCCACGTGGAACTGTTCAGTGGCACCGCCGACGCAGTGTTGGTGCGCCACGTCGCGCCGTTGCAGGCAGAAGACCTGGCAAAATTGCAGGCGTTCTGTGAACAGGCCAGTGCCCAGCTGTGGCTGCAGGGTGAGGGTGAGCCGGCGCCGGTGGACCCGGCCGCGCAACTGGGCTTTGCCCTGGCGCCGTGGCAGCTGGAACTGGCCTGGCGCCCAGGTGACTTCGTGCAGGTGAATGCCCAGGTCAACACGGCGATGATCGAGCAGGCCCTGGCCTGGCTCGCACCGCAGGCTGACGAGCGGGTGCTGGACCTGTTCTGCGGCCTGGGCAACTTCGCCCTGCCGCTGGCCCGCAAGGCGCGTGAGGTCGTGGCAGTGGAAGGTGTACAGGCCATGGTCGATCGGGCCGCGGCCAATGCCCGGAACAACAATGTGCATAACGCACGGTTTTTTCAGGCCGATTTATCGCAGCCTTTGGCAGGCGCCGGATGGGCCGCCGAGGGCTTTTCTGCGGTACTCTTGGATCCACCGCGCGACGGTGCTTTCGAGGTGGTGCAGGGCATCGCACGCCTCCAGGCCAAACGGCTGGTCTACGTATCGTGCAACCCGGCCACGCTGGCGCGAGACGCGCAGGTGCTGGTCGGCCAGGGGTACCGGTTAAAAAGGGCCGGGATTCTCGACATGTTTCCTCAAACGGCGCATGTCGAGGCCATGGCGTTATTCGAAGCGGGCTAG
- a CDS encoding response regulator transcription factor, protein MNPVAIYNSNILAIEDDPVLGAYLHEELQRGGFQVTWCRNGLEGLETAGRQVFDVVLMDILLPGLNGLDALAQLRRCSATPVILMSALGAEADRISGFQRGADDYLPKPFSMAELQVRIEAILRRVALERRYQAPLEHAACGELQFDEGLCDVRLDGRLAGLTPSEYRLFDILNRNFEDVLSKPFLYQQVLQRGYSRHDRSLDMHVSQIRRKLKGIDYHERQIRTVWGKGYVLSASEAE, encoded by the coding sequence ATGAATCCTGTAGCTATTTACAACTCCAATATCCTCGCCATCGAGGACGACCCGGTCCTGGGTGCCTATCTGCACGAAGAGCTGCAACGCGGCGGCTTCCAGGTAACCTGGTGCCGTAATGGTCTGGAGGGGCTGGAAACGGCGGGTCGCCAGGTTTTCGATGTGGTGCTGATGGATATCCTGCTGCCCGGGCTGAACGGCCTGGATGCCTTGGCGCAGTTGCGCAGGTGCAGCGCGACGCCGGTGATCCTGATGTCGGCACTGGGTGCAGAGGCCGATCGCATCAGCGGGTTCCAGCGCGGGGCCGACGATTACCTGCCCAAGCCGTTCAGCATGGCCGAGCTGCAGGTGCGCATCGAGGCAATCTTGCGCCGGGTGGCCCTCGAACGCCGTTATCAAGCCCCGCTGGAGCATGCCGCCTGCGGCGAGCTGCAGTTCGACGAGGGGCTGTGCGACGTACGCCTGGATGGCCGCCTGGCGGGCCTGACCCCCAGCGAATACAGGCTGTTCGACATCCTCAATCGCAACTTCGAGGATGTCCTGAGCAAGCCGTTCCTTTACCAACAGGTGTTGCAGCGCGGCTATTCACGGCATGACCGCAGCCTGGACATGCACGTCAGCCAGATCCGCCGCAAGCTCAAGGGCATCGACTATCACGAACGGCAAATCCGTACCGTGTGGGGCAAGGGTTACGTGCTCAGCGCCAGCGAGGCGGAGTGA
- the cysM gene encoding cysteine synthase CysM has translation MTLQYPTIADCVGNTPLVRLQRIAGETSNTLLLKLEGNNPAGSVKDRPALSMITRAELRGQIKPGDTLIEATSGNTGIALAMAAAIKGYKMILIMPDNSTAERKAAMTAYGAELILVTKEEGMEGARDLAEKLQAEGRGLVLDQFANGDNPIAHYNSTGPEIWQQTQGTITHFVSSMGTTGTIMGCSQYLKEQNPAVQIIGLQPMEGSAIPGIRRWPEEYLPKIFDATRVDRVVDMSQQEAEDTTRRLAREEGIFCGVSSGGAVAAMLRLSQEVENAVMVAIICDRGDRYLSTGLFDPS, from the coding sequence ATGACCTTGCAGTACCCAACCATCGCCGATTGCGTCGGCAATACGCCCCTGGTTCGCCTGCAGCGCATTGCTGGTGAAACCAGCAACACCCTCCTGCTCAAGCTCGAAGGTAACAATCCTGCCGGCTCAGTGAAGGACCGCCCGGCGCTGTCTATGATCACCCGCGCCGAACTGCGTGGCCAAATCAAGCCCGGCGACACCCTGATCGAAGCCACTTCCGGCAACACCGGTATCGCCCTGGCAATGGCGGCGGCGATCAAGGGCTACAAAATGATCCTGATCATGCCCGACAACTCCACCGCCGAGCGCAAGGCCGCCATGACCGCCTATGGCGCCGAGCTGATCCTGGTGACCAAGGAGGAGGGGATGGAAGGCGCCCGCGACCTGGCCGAGAAGCTCCAGGCCGAAGGCCGCGGCCTGGTGCTTGACCAGTTCGCCAACGGTGACAATCCGATTGCCCACTACAACAGCACCGGCCCTGAGATCTGGCAGCAGACCCAGGGCACCATTACCCATTTTGTCAGCTCCATGGGTACCACCGGCACCATCATGGGCTGCTCGCAATACCTCAAGGAGCAGAACCCGGCGGTACAGATCATCGGCCTGCAACCGATGGAAGGCTCTGCCATTCCGGGCATTCGCCGCTGGCCCGAGGAATACCTGCCGAAAATCTTCGACGCCACCCGCGTCGACCGCGTGGTCGACATGTCGCAGCAGGAAGCCGAAGACACCACCCGCCGCCTTGCCCGTGAAGAGGGCATTTTCTGCGGCGTGTCTTCTGGTGGTGCGGTTGCAGCCATGCTGCGCCTCTCGCAAGAAGTGGAAAATGCCGTGATGGTCGCGATCATTTGCGACCGCGGCGACCGTTACCTGTCCACCGGCCTGTTTGATCCGAGCTAA
- the mazG gene encoding nucleoside triphosphate pyrophosphohydrolase, with translation MTYTLEDLLHLMARLRDPQYGCPWDLKQNYASIVAHTIEEAYEVADTIERGDFEHLQGELGDLLFQVVYYSQLAREEGRFEFDGVVDSITRKLIRRHPHVFPTGELYAPLDTPSLNEAQVKSRWEEIKAQERAEKSTPEQLSLLDDVPSALPALSRAAKLQKRAATVGFDWPAALPVLDKVREELDEVLQAMADGDADALEDEVGDLLFAAVNLARHLKQDPENALRRANRKFERRFRFIEQALRDSGRPIEDCDLDELDALWGEAKRQEKNLPSCG, from the coding sequence ATGACCTACACCCTCGAAGACCTGTTGCACCTCATGGCCCGTCTGCGCGACCCGCAGTACGGCTGCCCGTGGGACCTGAAGCAGAACTACGCGAGTATCGTTGCGCACACCATAGAAGAAGCCTACGAGGTCGCCGACACCATTGAGCGCGGCGATTTCGAGCACCTGCAGGGTGAGCTGGGCGACTTGCTGTTCCAGGTGGTCTACTACAGCCAGCTGGCCCGGGAAGAGGGGCGGTTCGAGTTTGATGGCGTGGTCGACAGCATCACCCGCAAGCTGATCCGCCGCCACCCCCATGTATTCCCCACCGGCGAGCTGTATGCGCCGCTGGACACCCCTAGCCTGAACGAGGCCCAGGTCAAGTCACGCTGGGAAGAGATCAAGGCGCAGGAGCGTGCCGAGAAAAGCACGCCCGAGCAACTGTCGCTGCTCGACGACGTACCGTCAGCCTTGCCGGCCCTGTCGCGGGCAGCCAAACTGCAGAAGCGTGCGGCCACCGTCGGTTTTGACTGGCCTGCTGCATTGCCGGTGCTGGACAAGGTCCGCGAAGAGCTGGATGAAGTACTGCAGGCCATGGCCGACGGTGATGCCGATGCGCTTGAAGATGAGGTTGGCGACCTGCTGTTCGCCGCTGTCAACCTGGCCCGCCACCTCAAGCAAGACCCAGAAAACGCCCTGCGCCGCGCCAACCGCAAGTTCGAGCGACGTTTCCGTTTTATCGAACAGGCATTGCGCGACAGTGGGCGCCCCATTGAAGATTGTGACCTTGACGAACTGGACGCCCTTTGGGGTGAAGCCAAGCGTCAGGAAAAGAACCTGCCCAGCTGCGGCTGA
- a CDS encoding sensor histidine kinase, which produces MLDRHSLFWKLAILLVGFCLLMIGLSYTWGRHMEIQNAFLSEPARQALRGYAGEAEQAWRSGGREGLDQWVAAMHQRERGWIGVLDINLRPLDSATLDPQIMQRLTRLRGVDWPMSRRSVDQPWVRIPFPGAPEQGMLVIELPQRFNPDQYRLLWRIVTNGIIPGLFTLLLCVGLYRMLIVPLNQLREQANAWRADQLSARLDSRTIARHDELGELARAFDQMAERLQGTVAMQQQLLRDLSHEMRTPLSRLRVACDGETDLQRLRERLTREVDCMQQLVEDTLQLAWQDAERAPMNLEPIEVHALWELLAENASYESGWSPARLRCEVPADCWVQGNLNHLAQALENILRNAIRHSPAEGVVRLGGQREGSYWWLWLEDEGGGVAEEDLERIFAPFSRLDGSRPGDGGFGLGLSIARSAIQRQGGTLWAQNGKHGLRLWMRLPLHVPAPSRVHPLPQAHHYS; this is translated from the coding sequence ATGCTTGACCGCCATTCGCTGTTCTGGAAACTGGCCATCCTGCTGGTGGGCTTCTGCCTGCTGATGATCGGCCTCAGTTACACCTGGGGCCGGCACATGGAAATCCAGAACGCCTTCCTCTCGGAACCGGCGCGGCAGGCATTGCGTGGCTATGCCGGCGAGGCTGAACAGGCCTGGCGCAGCGGTGGGCGGGAAGGGCTGGACCAGTGGGTGGCGGCGATGCATCAGCGCGAACGGGGTTGGATTGGCGTGCTCGATATCAACCTGCGGCCGCTCGACAGCGCCACCCTCGACCCACAGATCATGCAGCGGCTGACGCGCCTGCGTGGTGTCGACTGGCCGATGAGCCGGCGCAGTGTCGACCAGCCGTGGGTACGTATACCGTTCCCGGGGGCGCCGGAGCAGGGCATGCTGGTGATCGAACTGCCGCAGCGGTTCAACCCGGACCAGTACCGGTTACTGTGGCGCATCGTCACCAACGGCATCATCCCCGGCCTGTTCACCTTGCTGCTGTGCGTAGGCTTGTACCGCATGTTGATCGTGCCGCTGAACCAGCTGCGCGAGCAGGCCAATGCCTGGCGCGCCGATCAGTTATCGGCGCGCCTCGACTCGCGCACCATCGCCCGCCATGACGAGCTGGGCGAGCTGGCCCGCGCCTTTGATCAGATGGCCGAGCGCCTGCAGGGCACGGTGGCCATGCAGCAGCAGTTGCTGCGCGACCTGTCCCACGAAATGCGCACGCCATTGAGCCGGTTACGGGTGGCCTGCGACGGCGAAACCGACTTGCAGCGCCTGCGCGAACGCCTGACCCGTGAAGTGGACTGCATGCAGCAGTTGGTGGAAGACACCCTGCAGCTGGCCTGGCAGGACGCCGAACGTGCGCCGATGAACCTGGAGCCCATCGAAGTCCACGCGCTTTGGGAACTGCTGGCCGAGAATGCCAGCTACGAAAGCGGCTGGTCGCCCGCGCGCCTGCGCTGCGAAGTACCGGCCGACTGTTGGGTGCAGGGCAACCTCAACCACTTGGCCCAGGCACTGGAAAACATCTTGCGCAATGCCATTCGTCACTCGCCGGCCGAGGGTGTGGTGCGCCTGGGTGGGCAGCGCGAGGGCAGTTATTGGTGGCTGTGGCTGGAGGATGAAGGCGGCGGTGTGGCAGAAGAGGACCTGGAGCGGATCTTCGCGCCGTTCTCGCGGCTGGACGGTTCTCGGCCGGGGGATGGTGGTTTTGGCCTGGGCTTGAGCATCGCCCGGAGTGCCATTCAGCGCCAGGGCGGGACCTTGTGGGCGCAGAATGGCAAGCATGGGCTGCGGCTGTGGATGCGATTGCCGTTACATGTGCCGGCCCCTTCGCGGGTGCACCCGCTCCCACAGGCTCACCACTACTCTTGA